The following are from one region of the Muntiacus reevesi chromosome 3, mMunRee1.1, whole genome shotgun sequence genome:
- the PCBP1 gene encoding poly(rC)-binding protein 1, with protein sequence MDAGVTESGLNVTLTIRLLMHGKEVGSIIGKKGESVKRIREESGARINISEGNCPERIITLTGPTNAIFKAFAMIIDKLEEDINSSMTNSTAASRPPVTLRLVVPATQCGSLIGKGGCKIKEIRESTGAQVQVAGDMLPNSTERAITIAGVPQSVTECVKQICLVMLETLSQSPQGRVMTIPYQPMPASSPVICAGGQDRCSDAAGYPHATHDLEGPPLDAYSIQGQHTISPLDLAKLNQVARQQSHFAMMHGGTGFAGIDSSSPEVKGYWASLDASTQTTHELTIPNNLIGCIIGRQGANINEIRQMSGAQIKIANPVEGSSGRQVTITGSAASISLAQYLINARLSSEKGMGCS encoded by the coding sequence ATGGATGCCGGTGTGACTGAAAGTGGACTAAATGTGACTCTCACCATTCGGCTGCTTATGCACGGAAAGGAAGTAGGAAGCATCATTGGGAAGAAAGGGGAGTCGGTTAAGAGGATCCGCGAGGAGAGTGGCGCGCGGATCAACATCTCGGAGGGGAATTGCCCGGAGAGAATCATCACTCTGACCGGCCCCACCAATGCCATCTTTAAGGCCTTCGCTATGATCATCGACAAGCTGGAAGAAGATATCAACAGCTCCATGACCAACAGCACGGCGGCCAGCAGGCCCCCGGTCACCCTGAGGCTGGTGGTGCCGGCCACCCAGTGCGGCTCCCTGATTGGGAAAGGCGGGTGTAAGATCAAAGAGATCCGCGAGAGTACCGGGGCCCAGGTCCAGGTGGCGGGGGATATGCTGCCCAACTCCACCGAGCGGGCCATCACCATTGCTGGCGTGCCGCAGTCTGTCACCGAGTGTGTCAAGCAGATCTGCCTGGTCATGCTGGAGACGCTCTCCCAGTCTCCGCAAGGGAGAGTCATGACCATTCCGTACCAGCCCATGCCGGCCAGCTCTCCGGTCATCTGCGCGGGCGGCCAAGATCGGTGCAGCGACGCTGCGGGCTACCCCCATGCCACCCATGACCTGGAGGGACCACCTCTAGATGCCTACTCGATTCAAGGACAACACACCATTTCTCCGCTCGATCTGGCCAAGCTGAACCAGGTGGCAAGACAACAGTCTCACTTTGCCATGATGCACGGCGGGACCGGATTCGCCGGAATTGACTCCAGCTCTCCAGAGGTGAAAGGCTATTGGGCAAGTTTGGATGCATCTACTCAAACCACCCATGAACTCACCATTCCAAATAACTTAATTGGCTGCATAATCGGGCGCCAAGGCGCCAACATTAATGAGATCCGCCAGATGTCCGGGGCCCAGATCAAAATTGCCAACCCAGTGGAAGGCTCTTCTGGTAGGCAGGTTACTATCACTGGTTCTGCTGCCAGTATTAGTCTGGCCCAATATCTAATCAATGCCAGGCTTTCTTCTGAGAAGGGCATGGGGTGCAGCTAG